The Streptomyces sp. NBC_00435 nucleotide sequence GAAGATGGCGAGGACGGCGAGCTGGAGGCCGACCAGCGTGTACTGGACTCCCTTGGTGGCCGTCATACCGCGGTAGCTGATGGCGGTCGCGGCGGCGATGAGGGTGAGACAGGTGGCGATGTGGACGAGCTTGTTGTCGTCCAGGGCGGAGATCGACGCGTTGTCGGTGATCTCGCCTGCCAGCAGCCAGAAGTAGGAGGTGGCGACGCCGGCCAGGTTGGAGAGCACGATGATCGTGGCGATCACCAGCCCCCAGCCGCACATCCAGCCGATCCGCGGGCCGAAGGCCTTCACGGTCCAGGTGAAGGAGGTGCCGCAGTCGGGCATGGCCTTGTTGAGCTCGCGGTACGCGAAGGCGACCAGCAGCATCGGGAGGAACCCGGCCAGGAAGACGGCCGGCATCTGCACGCCGACCTCACCTGCGGTGGAGCCGAGGGTGGAGGTCAGGCAGTAGACGGGGGCGACGGTGGAGATGCCGATGACGGCGCTGCCCACCAGGCCGACGGAGCCCTTGCCCAGGCCCTTGCCGCGGACATCACTGTCGGCGCCGCCCTGGCGGGTGGCGCCGCTTACCGTGTCTCCGACTTGGGGCCGAACGTCCAGCTGTGTCATGGGTAAGGACGTTAGACGCTGCGTTTTCCACATCTGGAGGACTTAAGTCCAGTTCACAAGGCCCCTGATGACCTTTGAATCCCGAGACGAAGAGAGTTCACGGGTAAGTAATGAAAGGTTCACAGGCCTGCCGATCATTGTTTCGACAGGCCTGGACCTTCTATTTCACCATGCGGAAACCGCAGCACTGTCCGTTTTGACCCTTTTCAAACTTTCCGGGTCAACTTTTGGTCAAGACCATACGATCGACTGGATCTCGCTGTAGGCGTGCAGCGCGTACGAACCCACGTCCCGGCCCACGCCCGACCGCTTGAAGCCGCCGAACGGCGCCTCCATGTTGCGCCCGATGGTGTTCACGCCGACCCCGCCCGCCCGCAGCCGCCGCGCCACCCGGAACGCGCGCGCCGCGTCCCCGGACCACACGTAGCTGATCAGGCCGAAATCGCTGTCGTTGGCCAGCGCCACCGCCTCGTCCTCGTCCCCGGCGGCTCCGTCGAAGGGCACGACCACGACGACCGGCCCGAAGATCTCCTCCCGCACCACGCGCATGTCGTTGGTGCAGTCCACCAGCAGGGTCGGAGCCACGTAGAAGCCCTTCCCCCGCGTACCCACCACCGGGCGCTCACCGCCGAAGGCGATCCGCGCGCCCTCCTTCCTCCCCAGCTCGATGTACGACTCCACGCGGTCGCGGTGCGCCGCCGAGATGACGGGGCCCACCACCGTGCCGCGCACCGCCGGGTCGCCGACCTTCATGAAGGCCAGGTAGCCCGTCAGCTTCTCCACCAGTTGCTCGTACACCGACCGGTGCACGATCACCCGGGTCGGAGCCGTGCAGATCTGCCCGGAGTAGAAGGAGAAGGTGGTGCCGATCCCCATCACCGCCGCGTCCAGGTCGGCGTCCGCCAGGACGATCGCCGCGCCCTTGCCGCCCAGCTCCATCAGCTGCCGCTTCATCGTGCGGCCGCATACCTCGGCGATGCGCTGCCCGACGCCCGTGGAGCCGGTGAACGACACCATGTCCACGTCCGGGGAGTCCACGGCCGCCTCGCCGACCTCGACCGAGGTGCCCGAGACGACGTTCACCACGCCCGCCGGGACCCCGGCCTCGTGCAGTGCGTCCGCCATCCGGAACACCGACAGCGGGTCCTGCGGGGCCGGCTTGACCACCACCGTGTTGCCCATGGCCAGCGCCGGGGCCACCTTGCCCGCCGGGTTGGCCCACGGGTTGTTGTACGAGGTGATGCAGGTGACGACCCCGACCGGCTGGCGCACCTCCAGCGCCCCCAGCACGCTCGCGGCGCCCATCGGACCGGCGTCGGTGACCTGCGGCGGCAGCCCGCGCTCGACCGGCTCCAGCGCGCCCCTCGCGTACCGCCGGAAGCGCGCCACCCCGACGCCGACCTGCATGCCGCGCGCGATCCCGGTGGGGGCGCCCGTCTCCGCCTGGGCCAGGGCCGCCCAGGGCTCGTACTCGCGCTGGATGATGTCCGCGGCCCGGTCCAGGATCGCGGCCCGCTCCTCCGGCTTCGTACGGGACCAGCCCTCGAAGGCGGCC carries:
- a CDS encoding aldehyde dehydrogenase family protein; protein product: MTASGGAQKLYIGGEWVEPAGGHYEVVNPADESVVGLAPEASRGQVEDAARAAAAAFEGWSRTKPEERAAILDRAADIIQREYEPWAALAQAETGAPTGIARGMQVGVGVARFRRYARGALEPVERGLPPQVTDAGPMGAASVLGALEVRQPVGVVTCITSYNNPWANPAGKVAPALAMGNTVVVKPAPQDPLSVFRMADALHEAGVPAGVVNVVSGTSVEVGEAAVDSPDVDMVSFTGSTGVGQRIAEVCGRTMKRQLMELGGKGAAIVLADADLDAAVMGIGTTFSFYSGQICTAPTRVIVHRSVYEQLVEKLTGYLAFMKVGDPAVRGTVVGPVISAAHRDRVESYIELGRKEGARIAFGGERPVVGTRGKGFYVAPTLLVDCTNDMRVVREEIFGPVVVVVPFDGAAGDEDEAVALANDSDFGLISYVWSGDAARAFRVARRLRAGGVGVNTIGRNMEAPFGGFKRSGVGRDVGSYALHAYSEIQSIVWS